From a single Thermothielavioides terrestris NRRL 8126 chromosome 1, complete sequence genomic region:
- a CDS encoding 40S ribosomal protein S29, which translates to MAHDNVWNSRPRNYGKGSRSCRVCNHTAGLIRKYGLNICRQCFREKAADIGFVKYR; encoded by the exons ATGGCTCACGATAACGTCTGGAACTCGCGCCCGCGCAACTACGGCAAGGGCTCCCGCTCTTG CCGCGTCTGCAACCACACTGCCGGTCTGATCCGCAAGTACGGCCTCAACATCTGCCGTCAGTGCTTCCGCGAGAAGGCCGCCGACATTGGCTTCGTCAAG TACCGGTAA